One genomic region from Pseudoduganella dura encodes:
- the xrtB gene encoding exosortase B, which yields MAEKLSAQEDQAVWRKPAPEFLPIAAGFLCLLGPTLYRLFTGTWTTEEQAHGPIILALSLWLIWRKTPLMMTKPAEPTSSGWVLLAISLPLYVLGRSQHILSFEILSLLVLSVGLLLLTRGKPAMRVLWFPFFFMLFLVPLPGPVVSALTMPMKMAVSYVVEHILYSAGLPIARSGVILQIGQYQLLVADACAGLQTLLTLEALGLFYLNVVRHTSGFRNLTLALLIIPISFTANVIRVIVLTLVTYYLGDEAGQGFLHGFAGMVLFITALILILSVDTLLQWFVRRRAPHGAKA from the coding sequence ATGGCCGAGAAACTGTCAGCGCAGGAAGACCAGGCCGTATGGCGCAAGCCGGCACCGGAATTCCTGCCCATCGCCGCGGGCTTCCTGTGCCTGCTGGGTCCAACGCTCTACCGCCTGTTTACCGGCACCTGGACCACGGAAGAACAGGCGCATGGCCCGATCATCCTGGCGCTGTCGCTGTGGCTGATATGGCGCAAGACGCCGCTGATGATGACGAAGCCGGCCGAGCCCACATCCAGCGGCTGGGTACTGCTCGCCATCTCGCTGCCACTGTACGTTCTCGGCCGCTCGCAGCATATCCTGTCGTTCGAAATCCTGTCGTTGCTGGTGCTCTCGGTGGGTCTGCTGCTGCTCACGCGCGGCAAACCGGCAATGCGCGTGCTGTGGTTCCCGTTCTTCTTCATGCTGTTCCTCGTCCCGCTGCCGGGCCCGGTGGTCAGCGCCCTGACAATGCCGATGAAGATGGCGGTTTCGTACGTGGTGGAGCACATCCTGTACTCGGCCGGGTTGCCGATTGCCCGCAGCGGCGTGATCCTGCAGATTGGCCAGTACCAGTTGCTGGTGGCCGATGCGTGCGCCGGCCTGCAGACCCTGCTGACGCTGGAAGCGCTGGGCCTGTTCTACCTGAATGTCGTACGGCATACCTCGGGGTTTCGTAACCTGACGCTGGCGCTGTTGATCATCCCGATCTCCTTCACCGCCAACGTGATCCGTGTGATCGTGCTGACCCTGGTCACGTATTACCTGGGCGACGAGGCGGGGCAGGGCTTCCTGCACGGGTTTGCCGGCATGGTGCTGTTCATAACGGCGCTGATCCTGATCCTTTCCGTCGATACGCTGTTGCAATGGTTTGTCCGTCGTCGCGCGCCGCATGGAGCAAAAGCATGA
- the epsG gene encoding chain length determinant protein tyrosine kinase EpsG, which translates to MNQATIPLAAATPARNAGTSIGGLLLETGKITPEGAERVLRMQKELGIRFGEAAQRLGLVTEADIQQVLARQFDYPYLQPGEGKYSPQLVAAYNPFSPQVEALRAVRSQLMLRWFARGHKSLVIMSAQAGNGASLFAANLAVVFSQLGEQTLLVDANLRKPRQHEVFNLAQRQGLSDVLAGRADLNAVTRIESFVDLSVLGAGTLPPNPQELLSRDGFTALGVQLESRFDVVLYDVPAGGTGSDALAVAARAGGVLLVSRKDVTPLNEVIKLSDQLAQNGVKIVGSVLVSF; encoded by the coding sequence ATGAACCAAGCAACTATTCCCTTGGCCGCCGCTACCCCGGCCCGAAATGCCGGGACGAGCATCGGTGGCCTGTTGCTGGAGACGGGCAAGATCACGCCGGAAGGCGCAGAACGCGTGCTGCGCATGCAGAAGGAACTGGGTATCCGCTTCGGCGAGGCGGCGCAGCGCCTCGGCCTCGTCACGGAAGCCGATATCCAGCAGGTGCTGGCACGCCAGTTCGACTATCCCTACCTGCAGCCGGGTGAAGGCAAGTACTCGCCGCAACTGGTGGCTGCCTATAACCCGTTCAGCCCGCAGGTGGAAGCACTGCGCGCAGTGCGCAGCCAGCTGATGCTGCGCTGGTTTGCCCGGGGTCACAAATCGCTGGTGATCATGAGCGCACAGGCCGGGAATGGGGCAAGCCTGTTCGCGGCCAACTTGGCGGTCGTGTTTTCGCAACTGGGTGAACAGACCCTGCTGGTGGACGCCAACCTGCGCAAGCCGCGCCAGCATGAAGTGTTCAACCTCGCGCAGCGGCAGGGGTTGTCGGACGTGCTGGCCGGCCGGGCCGATCTGAACGCGGTAACGCGGATCGAGTCGTTCGTCGATTTGTCGGTGCTCGGTGCCGGCACGCTGCCGCCGAACCCGCAGGAATTGTTGAGCCGTGACGGCTTCACGGCGCTGGGCGTGCAGCTGGAAAGCCGCTTCGACGTGGTGCTGTATGACGTGCCGGCGGGCGGCACGGGATCGGATGCGCTTGCCGTTGCCGCACGTGCCGGCGGTGTTTTGCTGGTTTCCCGCAAGGATGTCACACCCCTGAACGAGGTCATCAAGCTGAGCGATCAGCTGGCCCAAAATGGGGTGAAGATCGTTGGTTCCGTCCTGGTGAGCTTCTGA